From the genome of Onthophagus taurus isolate NC chromosome 5, IU_Otau_3.0, whole genome shotgun sequence, one region includes:
- the LOC111416214 gene encoding uncharacterized protein, whose amino-acid sequence MSIARAQKLNPTIVQDQFSKLDTVLRELKLKHSPQFIYNLDEKGCRLTLHHAHKILAEKGEGRIHLLANEYGENVTVVACVYALGQAVPPMIIFKGLRKKDTYSDNFPPGSTVQISAKGSMTRELFIVGLQHFAKFKPAGRVLLVIDGTSCHLDISIVEEAEKLDVSLYCLPSNTTHELQPLDRAVFRSFEHYWDNELLNYWEATNVPCLTSKEG is encoded by the coding sequence ATGAGCATCGCTAGAGCTCAAAAACTGAACCCAACCATCGTACAGGATCAGTTTTCCAAATTAGATACCGTTTTACGcgaattaaaactaaaacattcGCCTCAATTTATTTACAACCTAGATGAAAAGGGATGCAGATTAACTTTGCACCATGCTCACAAGATTTTAGCAGAAAAGGGAGAAGGCCGAATTCATTTACTAGCCAATGAATATGGTGAAAACGTGACAGTGGTAGCTTGTGTCTACGCACTGGGACAAGCGGTACCACCAATGATTATTTTCAAAGGTTTAAGAAAAAAGGATACCTACTCAGACAACTTTCCCCCTGGTTCCACTGTTCAAATATCTGCAAAAGGGAGCATGACTAGGGAGTTATTTATTGTTGGGCTAcaacattttgcaaaattcaaGCCAGCAGGAAGAGTTCTTTTAGTCATTGATGGTACTTCTTGTCACCTAGATATCTCCATTGTTGAAGAAGCGGAAAAGTTGGATGTGTCCTTGTACTGCTTACCATCAAATACAACCCACGAATTGCAACCACTAGACAGGGCTGTTTTCCGATCCTTTGAACATTATTGGGACAATGAACTGCTGAATTACTGGGAAGCAACAAATGTTCCTTGCCTGACCTCTAAAGAAGGATAG